The nucleotide sequence CGACATCTCCTGGGCCACCGCCGACCTCTCCTGGATTGTGGGGCACAGCTACGGCCTGTATGCGCCCCTGCTCGAAGGGCTAACCACCGTGCTGCGGGCCGAACGGCTGGACTACCCCGACCCCAGCGGGTTCTACGAGACCCTGGAAGAGTGCGGGGTCAATGTGCTCATCATCAGCCCCACCTGGCTACGCACCCTGCGCAAGCATGGCGACGAATGGGCTCAGAACGCCCGGCTCTCCGACCTGCGCCTGGTGGCCAGCGTGGGCGAGTATCTGGCCCCCGAGGTCTGGCACTGGGCCGCCAGGAATCTGGCCCACGTAGTGGACAACTGGTGGCAGACCGAGACCGGCGGGCCCTGTCTTTCCACCCCGGTCTGTATGCCGGCCAAGCCGGGCAAGGCCGGTTTCCCTTTGCCGGGGGTCGAGATGCGGGTCGTTGACGCACAGGGGCGCGAGTTGCCGCCGGGTCAGAAGGGGCACCTGGTCATCTGCAAGCCCTTCCCCCACTTCATGCGAACCTTCTGGAACAACCCCGAGCGCTACGCCGAGCAGTGGAGCCGCATTCCCGGCTGCTACGCCACGGGCGACATCGCCGTGCAGGACAGCGAGGGGTATATGGCCCTGCTGGGGCGTTCGGATGATGTGATCAAGGCCGGGGAGCTTCGCATCGGCACAGCGGAAATCGAAGGAGCCATGCTGGCCCATCCGGCAGTGGCCGAGGCGGCTGCCGTGGGAATAGCCCATCCCGAGCAGGGTGAGGTGATCAAGGTTTATGTGGTGCTCAAAACCCGTGAGGCCAGCCCCCAGGTACGCGAAATACTGGCCGCCAAGCTCTCGAGCCACCTCAGACGACAGCTTGGCAACATCAGCCTGCCCACCGAGGTCGAAATCATTGACCAGTTGCCACGAACCAAGAGCGGCAAAATCCTCCGCCGGCTGCTCAAGGCCCAGGAGCTGGGGGCCGATCCGGGCGATCTCTCTACGCTAGAACCATGAAGGCATTCCCGAGTACGTATAAAGCCTCTCCGCACTACCCGTGCTGCCCCTGAAATGCTCCCAAACAGCATTTGCCCCTCTCTCCCACTGCCAAGATAAACCCCTCAGGAGGCCCCATGGAACTCGAGCAACTACTAAAATCCAAGGTCAGCTACGAAGCCCCTGCCACTCTACGCCAAAATGCCAATGTTCCCGACTTCTGGGCCGAATACAGGCGCAGCCTGCAAGACCCCGAGGCCTTCTGGGCAGAGCAGGCCCGGCAGTTTCACTGGTTCCAGCCCTTCGGCAAAGTGCTTCAGTGGAACTTCCCGGATCATCAGTGGTTTGTGGGCGGCCAGACCAACATCACCTACAACGCCCTCGACCGCCACGCCCAGGGCGCCAAGCGCAACCAGGTGGCCCTTTTGTACCTGGGGGAGGACGGCAGCGAGCAGAAGCTCACCTACGGCGAGCTGCTGGATCGGGTGGCCCGGTTTGCCACAGCCCTGCGGAGCCTGGGGGTCAAGCAGGGTGACCGGGTGATTATCTACATGCCCCTGACCCTCGAGGGGATCATCTCCATGCTGGCCTGCGCCCGCATTGGGGCCATCCACTCGGTGGTGTACGCGGGTTTGGGGGTTTCGGCGCTACGCGAGCGCATTATGGATGCCGGGGCCAGGCTGGTCATTGCCGGGGATGTCAGCTACCGCCGGGGCAAGCCCGTGGATCTGGAATCCATCGTGCTGCAGGCCATCGAAGACCTGGACATACATACGGTCTGGTTCAGCCGTAGCAAGGCGGCCCCCGAGGGGCCGCGCTTCCACGATTTCAACCAGTTACTCTGGTCGCACAAGCCCGAAGCCGAGGCCGTTCCCCTGGACAGCGAACACCCTCTGTTTATCCTTTACACCTCCGGCTCCACCGGCAAACCCAAGGGGGTGGTGCACGTGCACGGGGGCTACATGGTGGGCACCGCTTACCACCTGCGCACGTTTTTCGACGTGAAGGACACCGATGTCTACTGGGCTACCTCGGACATCGGCTGGATTGTGGGGCACAGCTACATTGTATATGCGCCGCTGCTTTTGGGCATTACCAGCATCCTGCGCGAAGGTGCGCCCGATTATCCCAGCCCTGCGGCCCTCTGGCAAGCGGTGGAGCGCTACCGGGTGAATGTGATGTTCACCGCCCCCACCGCAGTACGCATGTTCATGAAGTTTGGCCCCGAGTGGCCCGCTCGGCACGACCTCTCTTCACTGCGTTTTATTGGCGTGGCGGGTGAGCCCCTCAACCCCGAGGCCTGGCAGTGGGCTGTCGAGCACCTGATGGAGGGCGGCCAGCGCGGTTTTGTGGCCGACAACTGGTGGCAGACCGAGTTGGGCGGCCCCACGCTGGGTACGCCGCTGTCCCTGCCAGGCAAGCCCGGCTTTGTGGGGGTGCCCCTCCCCGGTGTGGAAGCAGCGGTGGTGGATGCCGACGGCAATGAGGTAGCCCCCGGAACGGGGGGTTTGCTGGCCCTCAAGCGTCCTTTTCCCCACATGATGCGCACCGTCTGGGGCAACCATGCCCGCTATACCCAGTACTGGACGGAAATCCCGGGGAACGTGTACGCCGCAGGCGACGTGGCCAGCAAAACCGCCGAGGGCTAC is from Meiothermus sp. CFH 77666 and encodes:
- the acs gene encoding acetate--CoA ligase, with amino-acid sequence MELEQLLKSKVSYEAPATLRQNANVPDFWAEYRRSLQDPEAFWAEQARQFHWFQPFGKVLQWNFPDHQWFVGGQTNITYNALDRHAQGAKRNQVALLYLGEDGSEQKLTYGELLDRVARFATALRSLGVKQGDRVIIYMPLTLEGIISMLACARIGAIHSVVYAGLGVSALRERIMDAGARLVIAGDVSYRRGKPVDLESIVLQAIEDLDIHTVWFSRSKAAPEGPRFHDFNQLLWSHKPEAEAVPLDSEHPLFILYTSGSTGKPKGVVHVHGGYMVGTAYHLRTFFDVKDTDVYWATSDIGWIVGHSYIVYAPLLLGITSILREGAPDYPSPAALWQAVERYRVNVMFTAPTAVRMFMKFGPEWPARHDLSSLRFIGVAGEPLNPEAWQWAVEHLMEGGQRGFVADNWWQTELGGPTLGTPLSLPGKPGFVGVPLPGVEAAVVDADGNEVAPGTGGLLALKRPFPHMMRTVWGNHARYTQYWTEIPGNVYAAGDVASKTAEGYFAVLGRADDVLNVAGHRIGTADVESALVSHPAVAEAAVIGVPDPIKGENIKAFVVLRVGREKAEALKNEIVQHVRLELGPIATPSELVFLDKLPKTRSGKILRRLLKAQEMGRDPGDLSTLEE